A genomic window from Silene latifolia isolate original U9 population chromosome 11, ASM4854445v1, whole genome shotgun sequence includes:
- the LOC141614231 gene encoding uncharacterized protein LOC141614231 produces the protein MGRFGILTDGLCFLCGTADESKAHLFFECGFSRRCLSLVQMWLPAPWQPNVIEWIIQWRCRSLLKKQVLMAAIAGLVYLIWESRNVSRVEHKVSRPECILKKLQSLTTLRARGFEQFMGSHREHDWFKSHILVH, from the coding sequence ATGGGCAGGTTTGGTATATTGACTGATGGCTTGTGTTTTCTTTGTGGGACTGCTGATGAGTCTAAAGCTCATCTGTTTTTTGAGTGTGGGTTTAGTAGGAGATGCCTCAGTCTGGTTCAGATGTGGCTCCCTGCTCCTTGGCAACCTAATGTGATAGAGTGGATTATTCAGTGGAGATGCAGGTCTTTGTTGAAGAAACAAGTGCTAATGGCTGCAATTGCTGGACTGGTGTATCTGATCTGGGAAAGTAGAAATGTCAGTCGTGTTGAGCATAAAGTGTCTAGACCTGAATGTATTCTTAAGAAACTTCAGAGCCTTACAACTTTGAGGGCGAGGGGCTTTGAACAATTTATGGGTAGTCATAGAGAGCATGATTGGTTTAAGAGTCATATTCTAGTTCATTAA